A window of the Azospirillum formosense genome harbors these coding sequences:
- the fliN gene encoding flagellar motor switch protein FliN, producing the protein MAKDSFSLDELDGGGRSDIAEYETGLGPAKDLEAVYDIPVQISAVLGKSTMQVSQLLKLGRGAVVELDRKVGEAIDIYVNNRLVARGEVVVVEDRLGITMTEIIKSDRG; encoded by the coding sequence ATGGCCAAGGACAGCTTCTCCCTCGACGAGTTGGACGGCGGCGGCCGCAGCGACATTGCGGAGTATGAGACCGGCCTGGGCCCGGCCAAGGATCTGGAAGCGGTCTATGACATCCCCGTCCAGATCTCCGCCGTGCTCGGCAAATCGACCATGCAGGTCAGCCAGCTGCTCAAGCTCGGGCGCGGCGCGGTGGTGGAGCTGGACCGCAAGGTCGGCGAGGCCATCGACATCTACGTGAACAACCGTCTGGTCGCCCGCGGCGAGGTCGTCGTGGTGGAGGACCGGCTGGGCATCACCATGACCGAAATCATCAAGTCGGACCGCGGATGA